Proteins from a single region of Symphalangus syndactylus isolate Jambi chromosome 12, NHGRI_mSymSyn1-v2.1_pri, whole genome shotgun sequence:
- the FUBP1 gene encoding far upstream element-binding protein 1 isoform X14, protein MADYSTVPPPSSGSAGGGGGGGGGGGVNDAFKDALQRARQIAAKIGGDAGTSLNSNDYGYGGQKRPLEDGDQPDAKKVAPQNDSFGTQLPPMHQQQRSVMTEEYKVPDGMVGFIIGRGGEQISRIQQESGCKIQIAPDSGGLPERSCMLTGTPESVQSAKRLLDQIVEKGRPAPGFHHGDGPGNAVQEIMIPASKAGLVIGKGGETIKQLQERAGVKMVMIQDGPQNTGADKPLRITGDPYKVQQAKEMVLELIRDQGGFREVRNEYGSRIGGNEGIDVPIPRFAVGIVIGRNGEMIKKIQNDAGVRIQFKPDDGTTPERIAQITGPPDRCQHAAEIITDLLRSVQAGNPGGPGPGGRGRGRGQGNWNMGPPGGLQEFNFIVPTGKTGLIIGKGGETIKSISQQSGARIELQRNPPPNADPNMKLFTIRGTPQQIDYARQLIEEKIGGPVNPLGPPVPHGPHGVPGPHGPPGPPGPGTPMGPYNPAPYNPGPPGPAPHGPPAPYAPQGWGNAYPHWQQQAPPDPAKAGTDPNSAAWAAYYAHYYQQQAQPPPAAPAGAPTTTQTNGQGDQQNPAPAGQVDYTKAWEEYYKKMGQAVPAPTGAPPGGQPDYSAAWAEYYRQQAAYYAQTSPQGMPQHPPAPQCLPRPSTLGSAAKSTRNYPCVKRRLA, encoded by the exons attgcaGCAAAAATTGGAGGTGATGCAGGGACATCACTGAATTCAAATGACTATGGTTATGGGGGACAAAAAAGACCTTTAGAAGATGGAG ATCAACCAGATGCTAAGAAAGTTGCTCCTCAAAATGACT cTTTTGGAACACAGTTACCACCGATGCATCAGCAGCAAAG ATCTGTAATGACAGAAGAATACAAAGTTCCAGATGGAATGGTTGGATTTA tAATTGGCAGAGGAGGTGAACAGATCTCACGCATACAGCAGGAATCTGGATGCAAAATACAGATAGCTCCTG ACAGTGGTGGCCTTCCAGAAAGGTCCTGTATGTTAACTGGAACACCTGAATCTGTCCA GTCAGCAAAACGGTTACTGGACCAGattgttgaaaaaggaagaccAGCTCCTGGCTTCCATCATGGCGATGGACCGGGAAATGCAGTTCAAGAAATCATGATTCCAGCTAGCAAGGCAGGATTGGTTATTGGAAAGGGGGGAGAAACTATTAAACAGCTTCAG GAACGGGCTGGAGTTAAAATGGTTATGATTCAAGATGGGCCGCAAAACACTGGTGCTGACAAACCTCTTAGGATTACAGGAGACCCATATAAAGTTCAA CAAGCCAAGGAAATGGTGTTAGAGTTAATTCGTGATCAAGGTGGTTTCAGAGAAGTTCGGAATGAGTATGGGTCAAGAATAGGAGGAAATGAAGGGATAGAT GTCCCCATTCCAAGATTTGCTGTTGGCATTGTAATAGGAAGAAATGGAGAGAtgatcaaaaaaatacaaaatgatgcTGGTGTTCGCATTCAGTTTAAGCCAG aTGATGGGACAACACCAGAGAGGATAGCACAAATAACAGGACCTCCAGACCGATGTCAACATGCTGCAGAAATTATTACAGACCTTCTTCGAAGTGTTCAG GCTGGTAATCCTGGTGGACCTGGACCTGGTGGTCGAGGAAGAGGTAGAGGTCAAGGCAACTGGAACATGGGACCACCTGGTGGACTACaggaatttaattttattgtgccaactgggaaaactggattaaTAATAGGAAAAG GAGGTGAAACCATAAAAAGCATAAGCCAACAGTCTGGTGCAAGAATAGAACTTCAGAGAAATCCTCCACCAAATGCAGATCCTAATATGAAGTTATTTACAATTCGTGGCACTCCACAACAGATAGACTATGCTCGGCAACTCATAGAAGAAAAGATTGGT GGCCCAGTAAATCCTTTAGGGCCACCTGTACCCCATGGGCCCCATGGTGTCCCAGGCCCCCATGgacctcctgggcctccagggccTGGAACTCCAATGGGACCATACAACCCTGCACCTTATAATCCTGGACCACCAGGCCCGGCTCCTCA tggtCCTCCAGCCCCATACGCTCCCCAGGGATGGGGAAATGCGTATCCACACTGGCAGCAGCAGGCTCCTCCTGATCCAG ctaAGGCAGGAACGGATCCAAATTCAGCAGCTTGGGCTGCTTATTATGCTCACTATTATCAACAGCAAGCACAGCCACCACCAGCAGCCCCTGCAGGTGCACCAACTACAACTCAAACTAATGGACAAG GAGATCAGCAGAATCCAGCCCCAGCTGGACAGGTTGATTATACCAAGGCTTGGGAAGAGTACTACAAGAAAATGG GTCAAGCAGTTCCTGCTCCGACTGGGGCTCCTCCAGGTGGTCAGCCAGATTATAGTGCAGCCTGGGCTGAGTATTATAGACAACAAGCAGCCTATTATGCCCAGACAAGTCCCCAGGGAATGCCACAGCATCCTCCAGCACCTCAG TGCCTTCCCAGACCTTCCACCTTAGGTTCTGCTGCAAAAAGCACCAG AAACTACCCGTGTGTAAAAAGAAGATTGGCTTAA
- the FUBP1 gene encoding far upstream element-binding protein 1 isoform X2 yields the protein MADYSTVPPPSSGSAGGGGGGGGGGGVNDAFKDALQRARQIAAKIGGDAGTSLNSNDYGYGGQKRPLEDGDGSWTSPSSTTHWEGMPSPFKDQPDAKKVAPQNDSFGTQLPPMHQQQRSVMTEEYKVPDGMVGFIIGRGGEQISRIQQESGCKIQIAPDSGGLPERSCMLTGTPESVQSAKRLLDQIVEKGRPAPGFHHGDGPGNAVQEIMIPASKAGLVIGKGGETIKQLQERAGVKMVMIQDGPQNTGADKPLRITGDPYKVQQAKEMVLELIRDQGGFREVRNEYGSRIGGNEGIDVPIPRFAVGIVIGRNGEMIKKIQNDAGVRIQFKPDDGTTPERIAQITGPPDRCQHAAEIITDLLRSVQAGNPGGPGPGGRGRGRGQGNWNMGPPGGLQEFNFIVPTGKTGLIIGKGGETIKSISQQSGARIELQRNPPPNADPNMKLFTIRGTPQQIDYARQLIEEKIGGPVNPLGPPVPHGPHGVPGPHGPPGPPGPGTPMGPYNPAPYNPGPPGPAPHGPPAPYAPQGWGNAYPHWQQQAPPDPAKAGTDPNSAAWAAYYAHYYQQQAQPPPAAPAGAPTTTQTNGQGDQQNPAPAGQVDYTKAWEEYYKKMGQAVPAPTGAPPGGQPDYSAAWAEYYRQQAAYYAQTSPQGMPQHPPAPQCLPRPSTLGSAAKSTRNYPCVKRRLA from the exons attgcaGCAAAAATTGGAGGTGATGCAGGGACATCACTGAATTCAAATGACTATGGTTATGGGGGACAAAAAAGACCTTTAGAAGATGGAG atGGCTCTTGGACAAGTCCGAGCAGTACAACACACTGGGAGGGAATGCCCTCTCCTTTTAAAG ATCAACCAGATGCTAAGAAAGTTGCTCCTCAAAATGACT cTTTTGGAACACAGTTACCACCGATGCATCAGCAGCAAAG ATCTGTAATGACAGAAGAATACAAAGTTCCAGATGGAATGGTTGGATTTA tAATTGGCAGAGGAGGTGAACAGATCTCACGCATACAGCAGGAATCTGGATGCAAAATACAGATAGCTCCTG ACAGTGGTGGCCTTCCAGAAAGGTCCTGTATGTTAACTGGAACACCTGAATCTGTCCA GTCAGCAAAACGGTTACTGGACCAGattgttgaaaaaggaagaccAGCTCCTGGCTTCCATCATGGCGATGGACCGGGAAATGCAGTTCAAGAAATCATGATTCCAGCTAGCAAGGCAGGATTGGTTATTGGAAAGGGGGGAGAAACTATTAAACAGCTTCAG GAACGGGCTGGAGTTAAAATGGTTATGATTCAAGATGGGCCGCAAAACACTGGTGCTGACAAACCTCTTAGGATTACAGGAGACCCATATAAAGTTCAA CAAGCCAAGGAAATGGTGTTAGAGTTAATTCGTGATCAAGGTGGTTTCAGAGAAGTTCGGAATGAGTATGGGTCAAGAATAGGAGGAAATGAAGGGATAGAT GTCCCCATTCCAAGATTTGCTGTTGGCATTGTAATAGGAAGAAATGGAGAGAtgatcaaaaaaatacaaaatgatgcTGGTGTTCGCATTCAGTTTAAGCCAG aTGATGGGACAACACCAGAGAGGATAGCACAAATAACAGGACCTCCAGACCGATGTCAACATGCTGCAGAAATTATTACAGACCTTCTTCGAAGTGTTCAG GCTGGTAATCCTGGTGGACCTGGACCTGGTGGTCGAGGAAGAGGTAGAGGTCAAGGCAACTGGAACATGGGACCACCTGGTGGACTACaggaatttaattttattgtgccaactgggaaaactggattaaTAATAGGAAAAG GAGGTGAAACCATAAAAAGCATAAGCCAACAGTCTGGTGCAAGAATAGAACTTCAGAGAAATCCTCCACCAAATGCAGATCCTAATATGAAGTTATTTACAATTCGTGGCACTCCACAACAGATAGACTATGCTCGGCAACTCATAGAAGAAAAGATTGGT GGCCCAGTAAATCCTTTAGGGCCACCTGTACCCCATGGGCCCCATGGTGTCCCAGGCCCCCATGgacctcctgggcctccagggccTGGAACTCCAATGGGACCATACAACCCTGCACCTTATAATCCTGGACCACCAGGCCCGGCTCCTCA tggtCCTCCAGCCCCATACGCTCCCCAGGGATGGGGAAATGCGTATCCACACTGGCAGCAGCAGGCTCCTCCTGATCCAG ctaAGGCAGGAACGGATCCAAATTCAGCAGCTTGGGCTGCTTATTATGCTCACTATTATCAACAGCAAGCACAGCCACCACCAGCAGCCCCTGCAGGTGCACCAACTACAACTCAAACTAATGGACAAG GAGATCAGCAGAATCCAGCCCCAGCTGGACAGGTTGATTATACCAAGGCTTGGGAAGAGTACTACAAGAAAATGG GTCAAGCAGTTCCTGCTCCGACTGGGGCTCCTCCAGGTGGTCAGCCAGATTATAGTGCAGCCTGGGCTGAGTATTATAGACAACAAGCAGCCTATTATGCCCAGACAAGTCCCCAGGGAATGCCACAGCATCCTCCAGCACCTCAG TGCCTTCCCAGACCTTCCACCTTAGGTTCTGCTGCAAAAAGCACCAG AAACTACCCGTGTGTAAAAAGAAGATTGGCTTAA
- the FUBP1 gene encoding far upstream element-binding protein 1 isoform X16 — protein sequence MADYSTVPPPSSGSAGGGGGGGGGGGVNDAFKDALQRARQIAAKIGGDAGTSLNSNDYGYGGQKRPLEDGDQPDAKKVAPQNDSFGTQLPPMHQQQRSVMTEEYKVPDGMVGFIIGRGGEQISRIQQESGCKIQIAPDSGGLPERSCMLTGTPESVQSAKRLLDQIVEKGRPAPGFHHGDGPGNAVQEIMIPASKAGLVIGKGGETIKQLQERAGVKMVMIQDGPQNTGADKPLRITGDPYKVQQAKEMVLELIRDQGGFREVRNEYGSRIGGNEGIDVPIPRFAVGIVIGRNGEMIKKIQNDAGVRIQFKPDDGTTPERIAQITGPPDRCQHAAEIITDLLRSVQAGNPGGPGPGGRGRGRGQGNWNMGPPGGLQEFNFIVPTGKTGLIIGKGGETIKSISQQSGARIELQRNPPPNADPNMKLFTIRGTPQQIDYARQLIEEKIGGPVNPLGPPVPHGPHGVPGPHGPPGPPGPGTPMGPYNPAPYNPGPPGPAPHGPPAPYAPQGWGNAYPHWQQQAPPDPAKAGTDPNSAAWAAYYAHYYQQQAQPPPAAPAGAPTTTQTNGQGDQQNPAPAGQVDYTKAWEEYYKKMGQAVPAPTGAPPGGQPDYSAAWAEYYRQQAAYYAQTSPQGMPQHPPAPQCLPRPSTLGSAAKSTSAEDAASTKS from the exons attgcaGCAAAAATTGGAGGTGATGCAGGGACATCACTGAATTCAAATGACTATGGTTATGGGGGACAAAAAAGACCTTTAGAAGATGGAG ATCAACCAGATGCTAAGAAAGTTGCTCCTCAAAATGACT cTTTTGGAACACAGTTACCACCGATGCATCAGCAGCAAAG ATCTGTAATGACAGAAGAATACAAAGTTCCAGATGGAATGGTTGGATTTA tAATTGGCAGAGGAGGTGAACAGATCTCACGCATACAGCAGGAATCTGGATGCAAAATACAGATAGCTCCTG ACAGTGGTGGCCTTCCAGAAAGGTCCTGTATGTTAACTGGAACACCTGAATCTGTCCA GTCAGCAAAACGGTTACTGGACCAGattgttgaaaaaggaagaccAGCTCCTGGCTTCCATCATGGCGATGGACCGGGAAATGCAGTTCAAGAAATCATGATTCCAGCTAGCAAGGCAGGATTGGTTATTGGAAAGGGGGGAGAAACTATTAAACAGCTTCAG GAACGGGCTGGAGTTAAAATGGTTATGATTCAAGATGGGCCGCAAAACACTGGTGCTGACAAACCTCTTAGGATTACAGGAGACCCATATAAAGTTCAA CAAGCCAAGGAAATGGTGTTAGAGTTAATTCGTGATCAAGGTGGTTTCAGAGAAGTTCGGAATGAGTATGGGTCAAGAATAGGAGGAAATGAAGGGATAGAT GTCCCCATTCCAAGATTTGCTGTTGGCATTGTAATAGGAAGAAATGGAGAGAtgatcaaaaaaatacaaaatgatgcTGGTGTTCGCATTCAGTTTAAGCCAG aTGATGGGACAACACCAGAGAGGATAGCACAAATAACAGGACCTCCAGACCGATGTCAACATGCTGCAGAAATTATTACAGACCTTCTTCGAAGTGTTCAG GCTGGTAATCCTGGTGGACCTGGACCTGGTGGTCGAGGAAGAGGTAGAGGTCAAGGCAACTGGAACATGGGACCACCTGGTGGACTACaggaatttaattttattgtgccaactgggaaaactggattaaTAATAGGAAAAG GAGGTGAAACCATAAAAAGCATAAGCCAACAGTCTGGTGCAAGAATAGAACTTCAGAGAAATCCTCCACCAAATGCAGATCCTAATATGAAGTTATTTACAATTCGTGGCACTCCACAACAGATAGACTATGCTCGGCAACTCATAGAAGAAAAGATTGGT GGCCCAGTAAATCCTTTAGGGCCACCTGTACCCCATGGGCCCCATGGTGTCCCAGGCCCCCATGgacctcctgggcctccagggccTGGAACTCCAATGGGACCATACAACCCTGCACCTTATAATCCTGGACCACCAGGCCCGGCTCCTCA tggtCCTCCAGCCCCATACGCTCCCCAGGGATGGGGAAATGCGTATCCACACTGGCAGCAGCAGGCTCCTCCTGATCCAG ctaAGGCAGGAACGGATCCAAATTCAGCAGCTTGGGCTGCTTATTATGCTCACTATTATCAACAGCAAGCACAGCCACCACCAGCAGCCCCTGCAGGTGCACCAACTACAACTCAAACTAATGGACAAG GAGATCAGCAGAATCCAGCCCCAGCTGGACAGGTTGATTATACCAAGGCTTGGGAAGAGTACTACAAGAAAATGG GTCAAGCAGTTCCTGCTCCGACTGGGGCTCCTCCAGGTGGTCAGCCAGATTATAGTGCAGCCTGGGCTGAGTATTATAGACAACAAGCAGCCTATTATGCCCAGACAAGTCCCCAGGGAATGCCACAGCATCCTCCAGCACCTCAG TGCCTTCCCAGACCTTCCACCTTAGGTTCTGCTGCAAAAAGCACCAG TGCTGAAGATGCTGCAAGCACCAAATCATAG
- the FUBP1 gene encoding far upstream element-binding protein 1 isoform X13, with the protein MADYSTVPPPSSGSAGGGGGGGGGGGVNDAFKDALQRARQIAAKIGGDAGTSLNSNDYGYGGQKRPLEDGDQPDAKKVAPQNDSFGTQLPPMHQQQSRSVMTEEYKVPDGMVGFIIGRGGEQISRIQQESGCKIQIAPDSGGLPERSCMLTGTPESVQSAKRLLDQIVEKGRPAPGFHHGDGPGNAVQEIMIPASKAGLVIGKGGETIKQLQERAGVKMVMIQDGPQNTGADKPLRITGDPYKVQQAKEMVLELIRDQGGFREVRNEYGSRIGGNEGIDVPIPRFAVGIVIGRNGEMIKKIQNDAGVRIQFKPDDGTTPERIAQITGPPDRCQHAAEIITDLLRSVQAGNPGGPGPGGRGRGRGQGNWNMGPPGGLQEFNFIVPTGKTGLIIGKGGETIKSISQQSGARIELQRNPPPNADPNMKLFTIRGTPQQIDYARQLIEEKIGGPVNPLGPPVPHGPHGVPGPHGPPGPPGPGTPMGPYNPAPYNPGPPGPAPHGPPAPYAPQGWGNAYPHWQQQAPPDPAKAGTDPNSAAWAAYYAHYYQQQAQPPPAAPAGAPTTTQTNGQGDQQNPAPAGQVDYTKAWEEYYKKMGQAVPAPTGAPPGGQPDYSAAWAEYYRQQAAYYAQTSPQGMPQHPPAPQCLPRPSTLGSAAKSTRNYPCVKRRLA; encoded by the exons attgcaGCAAAAATTGGAGGTGATGCAGGGACATCACTGAATTCAAATGACTATGGTTATGGGGGACAAAAAAGACCTTTAGAAGATGGAG ATCAACCAGATGCTAAGAAAGTTGCTCCTCAAAATGACT cTTTTGGAACACAGTTACCACCGATGCATCAGCAGCAAAG CAGATCTGTAATGACAGAAGAATACAAAGTTCCAGATGGAATGGTTGGATTTA tAATTGGCAGAGGAGGTGAACAGATCTCACGCATACAGCAGGAATCTGGATGCAAAATACAGATAGCTCCTG ACAGTGGTGGCCTTCCAGAAAGGTCCTGTATGTTAACTGGAACACCTGAATCTGTCCA GTCAGCAAAACGGTTACTGGACCAGattgttgaaaaaggaagaccAGCTCCTGGCTTCCATCATGGCGATGGACCGGGAAATGCAGTTCAAGAAATCATGATTCCAGCTAGCAAGGCAGGATTGGTTATTGGAAAGGGGGGAGAAACTATTAAACAGCTTCAG GAACGGGCTGGAGTTAAAATGGTTATGATTCAAGATGGGCCGCAAAACACTGGTGCTGACAAACCTCTTAGGATTACAGGAGACCCATATAAAGTTCAA CAAGCCAAGGAAATGGTGTTAGAGTTAATTCGTGATCAAGGTGGTTTCAGAGAAGTTCGGAATGAGTATGGGTCAAGAATAGGAGGAAATGAAGGGATAGAT GTCCCCATTCCAAGATTTGCTGTTGGCATTGTAATAGGAAGAAATGGAGAGAtgatcaaaaaaatacaaaatgatgcTGGTGTTCGCATTCAGTTTAAGCCAG aTGATGGGACAACACCAGAGAGGATAGCACAAATAACAGGACCTCCAGACCGATGTCAACATGCTGCAGAAATTATTACAGACCTTCTTCGAAGTGTTCAG GCTGGTAATCCTGGTGGACCTGGACCTGGTGGTCGAGGAAGAGGTAGAGGTCAAGGCAACTGGAACATGGGACCACCTGGTGGACTACaggaatttaattttattgtgccaactgggaaaactggattaaTAATAGGAAAAG GAGGTGAAACCATAAAAAGCATAAGCCAACAGTCTGGTGCAAGAATAGAACTTCAGAGAAATCCTCCACCAAATGCAGATCCTAATATGAAGTTATTTACAATTCGTGGCACTCCACAACAGATAGACTATGCTCGGCAACTCATAGAAGAAAAGATTGGT GGCCCAGTAAATCCTTTAGGGCCACCTGTACCCCATGGGCCCCATGGTGTCCCAGGCCCCCATGgacctcctgggcctccagggccTGGAACTCCAATGGGACCATACAACCCTGCACCTTATAATCCTGGACCACCAGGCCCGGCTCCTCA tggtCCTCCAGCCCCATACGCTCCCCAGGGATGGGGAAATGCGTATCCACACTGGCAGCAGCAGGCTCCTCCTGATCCAG ctaAGGCAGGAACGGATCCAAATTCAGCAGCTTGGGCTGCTTATTATGCTCACTATTATCAACAGCAAGCACAGCCACCACCAGCAGCCCCTGCAGGTGCACCAACTACAACTCAAACTAATGGACAAG GAGATCAGCAGAATCCAGCCCCAGCTGGACAGGTTGATTATACCAAGGCTTGGGAAGAGTACTACAAGAAAATGG GTCAAGCAGTTCCTGCTCCGACTGGGGCTCCTCCAGGTGGTCAGCCAGATTATAGTGCAGCCTGGGCTGAGTATTATAGACAACAAGCAGCCTATTATGCCCAGACAAGTCCCCAGGGAATGCCACAGCATCCTCCAGCACCTCAG TGCCTTCCCAGACCTTCCACCTTAGGTTCTGCTGCAAAAAGCACCAG AAACTACCCGTGTGTAAAAAGAAGATTGGCTTAA
- the FUBP1 gene encoding far upstream element-binding protein 1 isoform X1: MADYSTVPPPSSGSAGGGGGGGGGGGVNDAFKDALQRARQIAAKIGGDAGTSLNSNDYGYGGQKRPLEDGDGSWTSPSSTTHWEGMPSPFKDQPDAKKVAPQNDSFGTQLPPMHQQQSRSVMTEEYKVPDGMVGFIIGRGGEQISRIQQESGCKIQIAPDSGGLPERSCMLTGTPESVQSAKRLLDQIVEKGRPAPGFHHGDGPGNAVQEIMIPASKAGLVIGKGGETIKQLQERAGVKMVMIQDGPQNTGADKPLRITGDPYKVQQAKEMVLELIRDQGGFREVRNEYGSRIGGNEGIDVPIPRFAVGIVIGRNGEMIKKIQNDAGVRIQFKPDDGTTPERIAQITGPPDRCQHAAEIITDLLRSVQAGNPGGPGPGGRGRGRGQGNWNMGPPGGLQEFNFIVPTGKTGLIIGKGGETIKSISQQSGARIELQRNPPPNADPNMKLFTIRGTPQQIDYARQLIEEKIGGPVNPLGPPVPHGPHGVPGPHGPPGPPGPGTPMGPYNPAPYNPGPPGPAPHGPPAPYAPQGWGNAYPHWQQQAPPDPAKAGTDPNSAAWAAYYAHYYQQQAQPPPAAPAGAPTTTQTNGQGDQQNPAPAGQVDYTKAWEEYYKKMGQAVPAPTGAPPGGQPDYSAAWAEYYRQQAAYYAQTSPQGMPQHPPAPQCLPRPSTLGSAAKSTRNYPCVKRRLA, from the exons attgcaGCAAAAATTGGAGGTGATGCAGGGACATCACTGAATTCAAATGACTATGGTTATGGGGGACAAAAAAGACCTTTAGAAGATGGAG atGGCTCTTGGACAAGTCCGAGCAGTACAACACACTGGGAGGGAATGCCCTCTCCTTTTAAAG ATCAACCAGATGCTAAGAAAGTTGCTCCTCAAAATGACT cTTTTGGAACACAGTTACCACCGATGCATCAGCAGCAAAG CAGATCTGTAATGACAGAAGAATACAAAGTTCCAGATGGAATGGTTGGATTTA tAATTGGCAGAGGAGGTGAACAGATCTCACGCATACAGCAGGAATCTGGATGCAAAATACAGATAGCTCCTG ACAGTGGTGGCCTTCCAGAAAGGTCCTGTATGTTAACTGGAACACCTGAATCTGTCCA GTCAGCAAAACGGTTACTGGACCAGattgttgaaaaaggaagaccAGCTCCTGGCTTCCATCATGGCGATGGACCGGGAAATGCAGTTCAAGAAATCATGATTCCAGCTAGCAAGGCAGGATTGGTTATTGGAAAGGGGGGAGAAACTATTAAACAGCTTCAG GAACGGGCTGGAGTTAAAATGGTTATGATTCAAGATGGGCCGCAAAACACTGGTGCTGACAAACCTCTTAGGATTACAGGAGACCCATATAAAGTTCAA CAAGCCAAGGAAATGGTGTTAGAGTTAATTCGTGATCAAGGTGGTTTCAGAGAAGTTCGGAATGAGTATGGGTCAAGAATAGGAGGAAATGAAGGGATAGAT GTCCCCATTCCAAGATTTGCTGTTGGCATTGTAATAGGAAGAAATGGAGAGAtgatcaaaaaaatacaaaatgatgcTGGTGTTCGCATTCAGTTTAAGCCAG aTGATGGGACAACACCAGAGAGGATAGCACAAATAACAGGACCTCCAGACCGATGTCAACATGCTGCAGAAATTATTACAGACCTTCTTCGAAGTGTTCAG GCTGGTAATCCTGGTGGACCTGGACCTGGTGGTCGAGGAAGAGGTAGAGGTCAAGGCAACTGGAACATGGGACCACCTGGTGGACTACaggaatttaattttattgtgccaactgggaaaactggattaaTAATAGGAAAAG GAGGTGAAACCATAAAAAGCATAAGCCAACAGTCTGGTGCAAGAATAGAACTTCAGAGAAATCCTCCACCAAATGCAGATCCTAATATGAAGTTATTTACAATTCGTGGCACTCCACAACAGATAGACTATGCTCGGCAACTCATAGAAGAAAAGATTGGT GGCCCAGTAAATCCTTTAGGGCCACCTGTACCCCATGGGCCCCATGGTGTCCCAGGCCCCCATGgacctcctgggcctccagggccTGGAACTCCAATGGGACCATACAACCCTGCACCTTATAATCCTGGACCACCAGGCCCGGCTCCTCA tggtCCTCCAGCCCCATACGCTCCCCAGGGATGGGGAAATGCGTATCCACACTGGCAGCAGCAGGCTCCTCCTGATCCAG ctaAGGCAGGAACGGATCCAAATTCAGCAGCTTGGGCTGCTTATTATGCTCACTATTATCAACAGCAAGCACAGCCACCACCAGCAGCCCCTGCAGGTGCACCAACTACAACTCAAACTAATGGACAAG GAGATCAGCAGAATCCAGCCCCAGCTGGACAGGTTGATTATACCAAGGCTTGGGAAGAGTACTACAAGAAAATGG GTCAAGCAGTTCCTGCTCCGACTGGGGCTCCTCCAGGTGGTCAGCCAGATTATAGTGCAGCCTGGGCTGAGTATTATAGACAACAAGCAGCCTATTATGCCCAGACAAGTCCCCAGGGAATGCCACAGCATCCTCCAGCACCTCAG TGCCTTCCCAGACCTTCCACCTTAGGTTCTGCTGCAAAAAGCACCAG AAACTACCCGTGTGTAAAAAGAAGATTGGCTTAA